The Geomonas ferrireducens genome includes a window with the following:
- a CDS encoding hydrogenase, which translates to MNSLADQLLVLCLLINFAVLGTSRLAFSVRSVAVQGVLLGVLPALVHPFSWHLAFIVVSIILVKGALIPTLIIRAIKKAEIEREFSPFIGYIPSLVLGALFTSLAFIFAAKLPLAPEHEGLLVVPAAAATLMSGFLVLMGRRKAISQVLGYLLMENGIFLFGLLLADAMPVMVEAGALLDLLVGIFVMGIVINHISREFSSIDTSRLSALREE; encoded by the coding sequence ATGAATTCCCTGGCCGACCAGCTTCTCGTACTTTGCCTCCTCATCAACTTCGCCGTCCTCGGCACGAGTCGCCTCGCCTTTTCGGTGCGAAGCGTCGCCGTGCAGGGGGTGCTTCTCGGCGTCCTACCGGCGCTCGTGCACCCCTTCTCCTGGCACCTGGCCTTCATCGTGGTGAGCATCATCCTCGTCAAGGGGGCTCTGATCCCGACCCTCATCATCCGGGCCATCAAGAAGGCGGAGATCGAGCGGGAATTCTCCCCCTTCATCGGCTACATCCCGTCCCTGGTCCTGGGAGCGCTCTTCACCTCGCTCGCCTTCATCTTCGCGGCGAAGCTTCCGCTCGCCCCCGAGCACGAGGGGCTCCTCGTGGTACCCGCCGCCGCGGCGACCCTCATGAGCGGCTTCCTGGTACTCATGGGACGGCGCAAGGCGATCTCCCAGGTGCTGGGGTACCTCCTCATGGAGAACGGGATCTTCCTGTTCGGCCTGCTCCTCGCCGACGCCATGCCGGTCATGGTGGAGGCGGGGGCGCTACTCGACCTCCTGGTCGGCATCTTCGTCATGGGGATCGTCATCAATCACATCAGCCGCGAGTTCTCGAGCATCGACA
- a CDS encoding respiratory chain complex I subunit 1 family protein, whose amino-acid sequence MIDTIFHMALVLAMPPLLLGVIGKTKAAFAGRVGAPFLQPYYDMGRLMQKGIVLSDSTTWVFRAGPVVTLAATLFASLLVPLGRHAAPISFEGDMILFAYLFALGRFFTTTAALDTASSFEGMGAAREVTFSCLAEPTLFFALITLTRLSGTMSLTPMLQHVTFPVWLATGAALILLLAGLFVVVLAENCRIPFDDPNTHLELTMIHEVMVLDHSGPYFCCILYGAALKLYLLGALFVNIALPFSSGNGYLDWGIFACGMLGLAVAIGVVESVMARLRLIRVPQLLVAALILTAFSLVLVVR is encoded by the coding sequence ATGATCGACACAATCTTCCACATGGCGCTGGTGCTCGCCATGCCCCCGCTGCTTCTCGGGGTGATCGGCAAGACCAAGGCGGCCTTCGCGGGCCGGGTCGGCGCCCCTTTCCTGCAGCCCTACTACGACATGGGGCGGCTGATGCAAAAGGGGATCGTCCTCTCGGATAGCACGACCTGGGTCTTCCGCGCAGGGCCGGTGGTGACGCTGGCCGCGACCCTCTTCGCCTCGCTTCTGGTACCTCTCGGGCGACATGCCGCACCGATCTCCTTCGAGGGGGACATGATCCTCTTCGCCTATCTCTTCGCCCTGGGGCGCTTCTTCACCACGACCGCCGCGCTCGACACCGCCTCAAGCTTCGAGGGGATGGGGGCGGCCCGCGAGGTCACCTTCTCATGCCTCGCCGAGCCGACCCTCTTCTTCGCCCTCATCACGCTGACGCGGCTCTCGGGGACCATGAGCCTCACGCCCATGCTGCAGCACGTGACATTCCCGGTCTGGCTCGCCACCGGCGCCGCACTCATCCTGCTTTTGGCCGGGCTCTTCGTGGTGGTCCTGGCCGAAAACTGCCGCATCCCCTTCGACGACCCTAACACCCACTTGGAGCTCACCATGATCCACGAGGTGATGGTGCTCGACCACAGCGGCCCGTATTTCTGCTGCATCCTCTACGGCGCGGCCCTGAAGCTCTACCTCCTCGGCGCGCTCTTCGTGAACATCGCGCTCCCCTTTTCCTCGGGTAACGGCTATCTAGACTGGGGCATCTTCGCCTGCGGCATGCTGGGCCTTGCCGTCGCCATCGGCGTGGTCGAGTCGGTGATGGCGCGCCTGAGGCTGATCCGCGTGCCTCAGCTTCTGGTGGCAGCCCTGATCCTGACCGCGTTCTCCCTGGTCCTGGTAGTGAGGTGA